A region from the Prevotella melaninogenica genome encodes:
- the dnaA gene encoding chromosomal replication initiator protein DnaA: MNVSPKNLWDSCLQLIKENVTEQQFDTWFRPIVLQSYKPASKTLLVQVPSQFVYEYLEGHYVDLLRKVLTRVFGQGVQLTYRVMVDQENHLSQDLEQDTVEDISSQRPTARANQSPTVLDTVPQDLDSQLDPHKSFSNYVEGDSNKLPRSIGLSIAEHPNTTQFNPMFIYGPSGCGKTHLVNAIGLRAKQLYPQKRVLYVSARLFQVQYTDSVRQNTTNDFINFYQTIDILIVDDIQEWVTATKTQDTFFHIFNHLFRNGKRIILASDRPPVDLKGMNDRLLTRFSCGLIAELEKPNVQLCVDILHSKIKRDGLNIPEDVVRFIAETANGSVRDLQGVINSLLAYSVVYNSNIDMRLAERVIKRAVKVDDEPLTIDDIVDKVCAHFNVTMTAVNSRSRKKDIVMARQVSMYMAQKYTKMPASRIGKLVGNRDHSTVIHSCSKIEDRLKVDKGFHAEIASIENSFKLKA; the protein is encoded by the coding sequence ATGAACGTCAGTCCTAAAAATCTTTGGGATAGTTGCCTCCAGCTCATAAAGGAGAATGTGACCGAGCAGCAATTTGATACTTGGTTTCGCCCGATTGTATTACAATCTTACAAACCGGCATCCAAGACATTGTTAGTTCAGGTCCCAAGCCAATTCGTTTATGAGTATTTGGAAGGACATTACGTAGACTTGCTGCGTAAGGTGTTGACGCGTGTCTTCGGACAAGGTGTTCAACTGACGTATCGCGTAATGGTTGACCAGGAAAACCATCTCTCGCAGGACTTAGAGCAGGATACCGTTGAAGATATTTCTTCACAACGTCCTACTGCTCGTGCCAATCAAAGCCCTACGGTGCTGGATACGGTGCCACAGGACCTTGATTCACAGCTCGACCCTCATAAGTCATTCAGCAACTATGTTGAAGGCGACAGTAACAAACTTCCTCGTTCTATCGGTCTTTCTATCGCAGAACATCCTAACACAACACAGTTTAACCCAATGTTCATCTATGGACCATCGGGCTGTGGTAAGACCCACCTCGTCAACGCCATCGGATTAAGAGCAAAGCAACTCTATCCTCAAAAGCGTGTGTTATACGTTTCTGCACGACTCTTCCAAGTACAGTACACTGATTCTGTACGACAAAACACTACCAACGATTTTATCAATTTCTATCAGACAATTGATATTCTCATTGTCGATGATATCCAGGAATGGGTTACAGCAACGAAGACGCAAGACACTTTCTTCCATATCTTTAACCACCTGTTCCGTAATGGAAAACGAATCATCTTAGCCAGCGACCGACCACCTGTCGACCTCAAGGGGATGAACGACCGTCTGCTGACACGTTTCTCTTGCGGATTGATAGCAGAGTTAGAAAAGCCTAACGTACAGCTTTGTGTGGACATCCTTCATAGTAAAATCAAGCGGGATGGACTTAATATCCCAGAGGATGTCGTACGTTTCATCGCTGAGACTGCTAATGGTAGCGTACGTGACCTGCAGGGCGTTATCAACTCTCTCTTGGCTTACAGCGTTGTTTACAATAGTAATATTGATATGCGATTGGCTGAACGAGTTATCAAACGAGCCGTGAAGGTTGATGACGAACCGCTGACCATTGATGATATTGTGGACAAGGTTTGTGCACATTTTAATGTTACGATGACGGCAGTCAACTCTCGTTCGCGTAAGAAAGACATTGTAATGGCACGACAGGTGAGTATGTATATGGCACAGAAATATACTAAGATGCCTGCAAGCCGTATCGGAAAACTCGTTGGTAATCGTGACCACAGCACCGTAATCCACAGTTGCTCTAAAATTGAAGACCGACTGAAAGTTGACAAGGGATTTCATGCTGAGATTGCAAGTATTGAAAACTCGTTTAAGTTAAAAGCATAA
- a CDS encoding capsule assembly Wzi family protein, with product MKKLFSTLLILLTTSTIQAQYQEPVRRDTSRLQPFKGLEYKVEMQGSLSKGRTPLWLNANKYGLSSLETVNGYVRGGIERPLRTDEGRKFGLGYGLDLALPINYTSKAVIQQAYVEGRWLHGTLTIGAKEEPMQLKDNELSSGSQTLGINARPIPQVRLALSDYWTLPFANGWLHLKGHIAYGMMTDQNWQHDFTAKQSKYTDRALYHSKAGYLKVGNEEVFCPWSLEMGLEMVSIFGGTSYLPDGHGGMNISENGRGLRDFWHAFLPGGADNGETTYQNVQGDQLGSWVMRVNYDGDWHGFSLYADKFFEDHSAMLQLDYDGYGEGSEWQKKKQRRYLLYDFKDWMLGFEYRYKPDNWLNTFVFEYLYTKYQSGPIYHDHTMTIADHIGGKDNYYNHYILPGYQHWGQAMGNPLYRSPIYNEDGSIFFEDNRFVALHLGLGGHPTERFKWRFLGTWQEGLGTYEKPYTKRRHNLSLMGEATYTLQGQKIPTWMRGVDMRMGIGADFGSILRGNNYGMQLTITKHGLLGKR from the coding sequence TTAGAATATAAGGTGGAAATGCAGGGGAGCCTTTCAAAGGGCAGAACCCCGCTTTGGCTCAATGCCAATAAATATGGACTTAGTTCGTTGGAAACAGTGAATGGCTACGTGCGTGGTGGGATAGAACGCCCATTGAGGACGGACGAGGGACGGAAGTTCGGCTTAGGTTATGGCTTAGACCTTGCGTTACCAATCAATTACACCAGTAAGGCTGTCATCCAGCAGGCATACGTTGAAGGACGATGGTTGCATGGAACACTGACCATTGGAGCAAAGGAAGAGCCGATGCAGTTGAAGGACAACGAGCTCAGCTCAGGCTCACAAACATTAGGGATCAACGCCCGTCCTATCCCACAAGTTCGATTGGCACTCTCAGACTATTGGACGTTGCCGTTTGCGAATGGCTGGTTACACTTAAAAGGTCACATTGCTTACGGCATGATGACCGACCAGAATTGGCAGCATGACTTCACCGCTAAGCAGTCGAAATATACGGATCGTGCACTCTATCACTCTAAAGCAGGCTATCTGAAAGTGGGAAATGAAGAGGTATTCTGTCCGTGGTCGCTTGAAATGGGATTAGAGATGGTTAGCATCTTCGGTGGCACATCCTACCTCCCTGACGGACATGGCGGTATGAATATCTCAGAAAATGGACGAGGATTGCGCGACTTTTGGCACGCCTTTCTCCCCGGTGGTGCTGATAATGGTGAGACAACCTACCAGAATGTGCAGGGCGACCAGTTAGGTAGCTGGGTGATGCGTGTCAACTATGATGGCGACTGGCATGGCTTTTCACTCTATGCTGATAAATTCTTTGAGGACCATTCAGCCATGCTTCAACTTGACTATGATGGTTATGGTGAGGGAAGTGAGTGGCAGAAGAAGAAACAGCGGCGTTATCTGCTCTATGATTTCAAAGACTGGATGTTAGGTTTCGAATATCGTTATAAACCTGACAATTGGCTGAACACCTTTGTTTTTGAATATCTTTACACAAAGTATCAGAGTGGTCCGATATACCATGACCATACGATGACGATAGCCGACCATATCGGTGGAAAAGACAACTACTATAACCATTATATTCTTCCAGGTTATCAGCATTGGGGACAGGCGATGGGAAATCCGCTCTATCGTTCACCTATTTACAATGAGGATGGCTCTATCTTCTTTGAGGATAACCGCTTTGTTGCACTCCATTTAGGCTTAGGCGGTCATCCCACAGAGCGTTTTAAGTGGCGTTTCCTTGGCACATGGCAGGAGGGGTTGGGAACCTACGAGAAGCCTTATACGAAGAGACGACATAACCTGAGTTTGATGGGAGAGGCTACTTACACACTACAGGGACAGAAAATTCCAACGTGGATGAGAGGTGTTGATATGCGCATGGGCATCGGTGCCGACTTTGGTTCTATCCTACGTGGCAACAACTACGGTATGCAGTTAACAATCACAAAACATGGTTTATTGGGAAAGCGGTAA
- a CDS encoding lipocalin-like domain-containing protein: MKRINILSLVLPLLALLFVSCSLETDNDAGKMEGMWHLVKIESITTVASEDLSEQVIFWSFQAKLLQMDDKTGMHNSYLYRFRIGDNQLTLTSPYQYDRENGDRPLTAYESTLGLYGIKSLTPVFRIEKLDRRKMILNDDSVRLYFDKF; encoded by the coding sequence ATGAAACGAATAAATATATTATCCTTAGTCCTACCATTGCTGGCACTCCTCTTCGTCTCTTGTTCGCTGGAAACAGATAACGATGCAGGCAAAATGGAGGGAATGTGGCATCTTGTGAAGATAGAATCGATAACAACCGTTGCGAGTGAAGACTTGAGTGAGCAGGTTATCTTCTGGTCTTTTCAGGCGAAACTATTACAGATGGACGATAAAACGGGTATGCACAACAGTTATCTCTATCGCTTTCGTATTGGCGATAACCAACTAACATTGACATCTCCCTATCAATATGATCGTGAGAATGGTGACCGTCCGTTGACTGCTTATGAATCAACCTTGGGACTCTATGGAATCAAAAGCCTTACGCCAGTGTTCCGTATTGAAAAGTTAGACAGACGAAAGATGATATTGAATGATGATAGTGTTAGACTCTACTTTGATAAGTTTTAA